Genomic window (Streptomyces sp. NBC_00078):
CAGGAGGCTCGCGATGTTCGGGTAGGGCCACACCCAGCCCCTCTGGAACTCCGGCAACTGTGCCTTGCCGACCGCAACCTGCTGCAGCAGATCCCGCAGTGGTCGCTTGTCGATGCTGAACGCTTCGTCGGCCACATCGGCTCCTTGGGACGGCCCTGCCACCAGAGGTGGGCGCGTGTGATGGTTGTTCGCGTCACGCAAAAGTTACTAGGTGTCACTGCGCCTGGTCCCGAACATGCAGAACAACCCGAGCCCCCAACAGAATCCGACCGGTCGGCGCTGTCTGGAGCGCGGGCGTGCTCTGCAGTCCGGGCACTCAGCTGGGGGCACTCTCCCGTCGAGGTCCTCGACGTATACGTGGCTGCGCGTGCTCATAGTCTCGGAGACGCGTTTCACATGATCTACCGTGGTCGTCAAGTAACGCTGTGGGTACGGAAGTTCATTCCGTGGCCGATGACCGAGACGGGGGCTGTGGTGCGGACCGAGTTTGTCGACCGCGTCGAGCACATGGATGAGCTGCGCTCGCTGCTGGCGGATGTGGCCGAAGGCCGCGGCGGCCGGGCGCTTGTGATCGACGGTCCCTCGGGCATGGGGAAGTCGGCGCTGCTGCGGGCGTTCGAGGCGGCGGCCACAGCCTCTCCAGCCAGTCTTCGATCGGTGGACAGACGTCGCGTCGTGTCGGTGCGGTGCCGCCCGTCGATCGGATCGCAACTTCACTACGGCGCCGTCATCGACGTGCTCCTGCAACTGGCCGAAGACCAGGAGGTCAGGCAACCTGGCGTCTTCCGCAGATTCCTGGGCTACACCCGGCAGGGCGTCGTTCGCTCCGCACCGGAGGTGCTGTCCGCCATGGTGCCGGGACTGGGCGCCCTGTTCACCCTGGGCAAGGAGGTCGCGGAGGCTTCGCTCGCCTCAGGATCGATGCCGTTCGACAGCCTGCTGCCTTTCCAGCAGGGAGCAGCGGCGCAGATCGCGGACGCCGTGCTGGATCTCGTTCGGCAGGGGCCGCCCACGGTCGTCCTCGTCGACGACATCCAGTACGGCGATCCGAGCAGCCTGCTGATCCTCGACCGGTTGCTGCGCAAGTTGCCCGGCGAACCGCTCGGCCTGGTGCTCAGCCACACGACGGACGGGGCCTACGCCGACGGCCCGGGAGCCATGGTCGAGGAGCTGCTGCACGACTGGGCGAAGGACGGCCTGTTGCGCCGGAGGCCGCTGGGCGGCCTGCCACGGGACGCGGTCGCCGAGCTGGTGCGCTCCCGGCACCCGGAGGCTCCCTCAGCCCTGTCGGAGCAGCTGAGCCGCTTGACCGCCGGCCATGCCGTGTTCGTCACGCTCTGCCTGGAGGAGTGGCGTCCGGACAAGGGCCCCGGCGTCGATCTGCCCGACAGCCTGAAGCGGATCGTTGAGGACCGTCTGCGGCTGCTCACCGAGCAGGAACGTGAGTTGCTCATGACCGGAGCGGCCCAGGGCGAGACGTTCCTGTCCCGTACGGTCGCCGAGGTCAAGGGGGAGCCGCACGACGACGTCATGGAGCGGCTGCGGCTCATCGCCGACCGACACCGGTTGATCCTGCCTGCACAGCTTCCGGGGTGGGCCCGTGGGGAGGCATCCGACTGCTACCGGTTCCAGCACACTGCCCTGTGGCGGGTGGCGTACGACCGCCAGACCCCTCAGCAGACGCGGTCCCGGCATGCCCGTATCGCGGCGGCGCTCACGACCGGTGCACTGGACGGGATGCCGTTGGAACGCCGGCTGGAGATCGCCCGCCATCTCCGCAACGGCGGATCAGAGTGCCTCCTCTCCTCGGCGGAGGCACATTACGGGCTGGCCCGGGACGCCGCGATGGAGGGGCTGTCCTTCGCCGAAGCGGAGCGGCACTGCGAAGAAGTGATCAAAACGGTCCGCGACCTGCCGGAGCGCGAGGAGAGCCGCGACCGGTGGCTCATCCAGGCCGTGGAACTGCTGCTGTCCCTGACCGAGGTGCGCTGGCGGGGCCAGCACCAGCCGGCCGGCGGCCCGGACATCGACGCCCTGGCTGCCGAGGCCGAAGCCGCGGCCAGGCGCTGTGACGCCCCGGAACTGGCGATCCGTACGACGCTCCTGCGCGGCAAGACCCTCTTGGCGACCCAGGGCTTGGTGCCGTCCCTGGACAAGCTCCGCTCGGCGGTGGAACTGGCCGAGCGGCACGGCGATCCCGTACCCCTCTTCGTGGCCCGGGTCGAATACGGACGGCAGGTGTCCAAGCGACGGCTGGTCGACGGTCTGGCCCAGCTGCGTGAGGCCGAGCGCCTGTATGCCTCCGACCCACGCCTCGGCGGCACTGGCGACCCGGTGCTCCAGCACGCGCGCAACCTGGGCGAGATGCAGCTCGGCATCACCCTCTACGACAGCGGGCACCTCAGCGAGGCGCTGACCCGGCTGGACCGCTGCGCTCAGCGCCTGCGTGACGAACCGCTCAAGGCCGAGCTGCCGATCGCGCTCAACTACCTGGCCCAGGTGCACACGGGCCTCGGCGCCTACGAGGACGCCGAGCAGGTCCTGCGGGAGGCTCTCGACTTCGAGGCCGGCCGCGGAGGCGACAGTGGCTGGCACGCCTACAACAAGGCGCTGCTCGCCCACCTCCTCGTCCAGCGGCCGGAAGAACGGGACCAGGCCCTGGACCTGATCGCCGACGCATGGGCGGAGACAGAGCGGACTTGGCTGGCCAACCTCGTCCCCATCGTCCGTAACCTCTACGCCGAGATCCTGCTGCTCGCCGCCGGCGGACCCGGTGAACTTCTGGAGCAGGCCGACCGGCTCGCGGTCGCCACCTGCGTCGAGACCCAGCGCAGCGGCATGATCCGCAGTAAGATCGCGGCCCACTCGCTGCGTAGTCGCATCCTGCTTCGGCAAGGCAACACGGTCGCAGCCCAGGACCAGGCCCGCCAGGCTGTTCGCATCCTGGATGAGGTCGGGGACATGCCGGCGCTCCGCACGGAGGAGGTGCTGTACCACTCCGCCGTGGTGCAGGCCGCCGGGGGCGTACCGGAGGAAGCGCACGCGCTCCTGGAGCGGGCTCGGCGCGAGGTCGCCCGCAAAGCGGACCTGGTCACCGACGGTCCGTCGCGTGCCCGCTTCCTCACACGAATCCCGCTCAACAAGTCGATCCGTGAGGGCGAAGGGGTCGGCCGATGACCGGGGCTGATGGCCGGCGAGGTGCCTTGACGGCGGCTGGCAGACTGGAGCCGTCATGCTGAGGATCACCAAGGAGTTCCACTTCTCGGCCAGCCATGTGCTCGACCGGCTGCCGAGCTGGCACCCCTGCGCCCGCATGCACGGTCACAACTACGTCGTTGTGCTGGAGCTGTCCGCCCGCCGTGAGGACCTCACCGAGGCTGGATTCGTCCGTGACTACCGTGAGCTCGATACCTTCAAGAAATGGATGGATGAGACCCTCGACCATCGCCACTTGAATGAGGCGATGGGGGGGGGGTGTCTCCGCGTCAGCAGAGAATCTGGCCGCATGGATCTTCGACCTCTGGATCGAGCGATACCCCGAGTTGACCGCCGTCAAGATCTCGGAGACCCCCAAGACATGGGCTGAATACCGGCCGTCGCGGTGAAGGCGATGTCCACTCCCTGCGGAGAAGATGCCGGAGCGCAGATGTTCGCTCCTGCGTCATACGCGTCTCGGTAGTGCGGTTTCACGGATGCCGGGCCTGCCAGCCTCGCGGCGGCCGTGACGGCCCTCCTGCCGACTGCGCCCGCGGCCTCCGCCGGTGCCGGCTTGTGGCTGACGGCAGCGGTCCCAGCGACGCTGGTCGCCCTGCAGATAGACACGCACACCGAAACAGGTGAGGCGCCTACCGAAACCGGTAGGCGCCTCACCTGTTGTTTTGGCTGTCGGGGTGGCGGGATTTGAACCCACGACCTCTTCGTCCCGAATTAGGCTCGGCCAAGATCGACACCTGCCTGTTTTCTGTTTGCGCAGTTCAGAGCGTTGGTATCGATTGGCGGGGCGCGGTCTCGGAGGGGCTCTGGGTGAAGATCTTCTCCCAGATTTCTCCCAGCTGGTCGAGCGGCGGGGCTGCGACCGCTTCTGCTCGTAGCGTTGCGCACGGGATGTGCATGGGCGCGATGTCACCCTCGGCAGTCTCTCAAAAGCTCGTCATCGAGCTCGGCTACCCGCGCTCGGGTCAGCAGAGCAGGTGGGGCGATCGCAAGCGGTGGATGTTGGAGGGTGTCCTGGGCGCGGTGCTCCGGGAGATCGAGACCCGGGCTGCGGAAGATGTACAGCGGAAGGAGGCTGAGGCGCGGGCCAAGACGGACCGGGAGGCCCGCTGGCGAGCAGCCATGGAGAAGGCAACAGAGCAGGCACTTCAGGCCCAACTGGCTGACACGCTCCGCGAACAGGCCAGCAGTCGGCAGGAGGCAATTGCACTGTGTGCATCCTGCGATGCCCGGGAACACCGGATCGCGGAGGAGACCGATGTCGAGGAGCCCCAAGTCGCCTCAGCCCGACGATGGTTGGCCTGGGCGCGCCGATACACGCAGTCCGTGGACCCGTTGCACCAACTCCCCACCATGCCGGCACCGAAGGAGCCGGAACCGGAGGATCTGGAGCCGTATTTGAAGGGCTGGAGCCCGTACGGGCCCGACGAGAAGCGATATGGGTGGGGCGGCACGCGTTGAGCCGTGCACGACGAAATCTCGACTGAGGCGGTATTCGGTCAATCCTTCACCCATTCGCGCCGGTTGAGTGGATTGTCGCGTTTGCGGTCTGGTGGTTCCGGGACTTCACAGTGAGGATGCCCGCCGTACTGGCGAACGGGGGGCGGGCATGGGGTTCGGTCGGGGGTTGCGTGTACGAGAGGGGCGTGGCGTCGAGGGAATGGTCGACGGGCCCGCAGCGCCGGTTCAAGCGGGACCTGCCGCCTCTGACGGCGGCGGCTCCGGTGAGGTGGACCCGACCTCGTCGGAGGTGACCCGGCTGCTGTGCCAGGCCGTCTACACCCGTCCCGACCGGGTCAAGGCCGTCAAAGCGTGGTGGAGCAAGATCCGAGGTAAGGACCGGAAACCGAACAAGCCCCGGCGCAGCACTCGCAGACGCATCTATCTGGAAGGCAGTGACGACTGCCCGTCCCTGGGCGAACCCATGGCCCAGTGGGTGAAGACTCACGTCCTCCACGGGCCGCCCCTGCCTGTCCCGTCGTACGGATTCGACCTCGTACCCGTCATCGCGCACAGTCTGC
Coding sequences:
- a CDS encoding AAA family ATPase; protein product: MTETGAVVRTEFVDRVEHMDELRSLLADVAEGRGGRALVIDGPSGMGKSALLRAFEAAATASPASLRSVDRRRVVSVRCRPSIGSQLHYGAVIDVLLQLAEDQEVRQPGVFRRFLGYTRQGVVRSAPEVLSAMVPGLGALFTLGKEVAEASLASGSMPFDSLLPFQQGAAAQIADAVLDLVRQGPPTVVLVDDIQYGDPSSLLILDRLLRKLPGEPLGLVLSHTTDGAYADGPGAMVEELLHDWAKDGLLRRRPLGGLPRDAVAELVRSRHPEAPSALSEQLSRLTAGHAVFVTLCLEEWRPDKGPGVDLPDSLKRIVEDRLRLLTEQERELLMTGAAQGETFLSRTVAEVKGEPHDDVMERLRLIADRHRLILPAQLPGWARGEASDCYRFQHTALWRVAYDRQTPQQTRSRHARIAAALTTGALDGMPLERRLEIARHLRNGGSECLLSSAEAHYGLARDAAMEGLSFAEAERHCEEVIKTVRDLPEREESRDRWLIQAVELLLSLTEVRWRGQHQPAGGPDIDALAAEAEAAARRCDAPELAIRTTLLRGKTLLATQGLVPSLDKLRSAVELAERHGDPVPLFVARVEYGRQVSKRRLVDGLAQLREAERLYASDPRLGGTGDPVLQHARNLGEMQLGITLYDSGHLSEALTRLDRCAQRLRDEPLKAELPIALNYLAQVHTGLGAYEDAEQVLREALDFEAGRGGDSGWHAYNKALLAHLLVQRPEERDQALDLIADAWAETERTWLANLVPIVRNLYAEILLLAAGGPGELLEQADRLAVATCVETQRSGMIRSKIAAHSLRSRILLRQGNTVAAQDQARQAVRILDEVGDMPALRTEEVLYHSAVVQAAGGVPEEAHALLERARREVARKADLVTDGPSRARFLTRIPLNKSIREGEGVGR